The following are encoded together in the Leguminivora glycinivorella isolate SPB_JAAS2020 chromosome 18, LegGlyc_1.1, whole genome shotgun sequence genome:
- the LOC125235803 gene encoding uncharacterized protein LOC125235803 has translation MVNVTHKKDQPQKKDLAKNTTTQKPTTMKSFVTEVNSECTYCSQNHYICHCKEFAALDVPQRQDFIKKNGICFNCLVKGHSVNACRQSTTCKKCSRRHHTLLHFTNPNKTTAVPESDATTPTTPETSQTTSTVVYKAEVDSDSEEVILATARIAVKARNGDTIILRALIDPCSQSNFVTEAVAQLLNLERTSVNGRITGISPVPTTTKSQVKLNFHAVRDPSHIITAKAYVLRRINSRLPARELPSDAWPSSEIPDLADPHFHKPGSIDVLLGAVVYAHIILNGVIKHNESLVALNSRLGWLVSGDVAQSGHQSHNVVVMHTQVEVDQLLRQFWEIDEYAPNVKPLSQPEIQCEEHFKKTHTRNTDGRYEVRLPFKDDDAPNLGNSKPLALKRLHQMENKFKRRPEFHEEYSKFMRQYESLGHMEVVPEAEKNKRAYYLPHCAVIRDSSLTTKLRVVFDGSAKPVDGNSLNDELLIGPPLQQDIRDLVTRWRQHKYCLVADIQQMYRQILISKQDTDYQRILWRESSEEPIREYRLLTVTYGSSCAPYLAIRTLHQLAEDEREEFPEAELLKTDLYMDDLMTGSATEEDTQRLQSRLTELFKRGGFLLHKWSSNSEKVLSEIPDSQKALQSSVNIKMDDSVKALGIAWRPQSDIFELVVNLPHNNDVVTKRCVLSAIAKTFDPLGWLAPCVIVLKIFMQKLWLAGLDWDSELPENLKTEWQTYLTNFEHMQAIQLPRWLGITKNVKIELHGFCDASCAAYAAVIYIRVITNNEIKVSLVAAKTKVSPVKQVSLPRLELCGAVLLSKLIPNVKSSLNVDDNSVFAWTDSTIVLAWLRKTPNTWKPFVGNRTTEILNVTNSSQWHHVKSADNPADCASRGISPDELMQSQLWWEGPAFLRESVEICYPNFTIPETTLEAKPKAKTVRPRSQARLEAVRRQVVVAAALETTGDIGGKPSEVVSAPKP, from the exons ATGGTAAACGTCACTCACAAAAAAGACCAACCGCAGAAAAAAGACTTAGCTAAAAATACGACAACTCAAAAACCCACAACTATGAAGTCATTTGTCACAGAAGTAAACAGCGAATGCACTTATTGCTCACAAAACCATTATATTTGCCACTGTAAGGAATTTGCCGCCTTAGATGTTCCTCAACGTCAGGATTTTATTAAGAAGAATGGCATTTGTTTTAATTGCCTTGTTAAGGGTCACTCTGTTAATGCGTGTAGGCAGAGCACCACCTGTAAAAAATGTAGTCGACGACACCACACTCTGTTGCACTTCACAAACCCTAACAAGACCACAGCAGTGCCTGAAAGCGATGCAACTACCCCCACCACACCTGAAACTAGCCAAACCACATCAACCGTAGTTTACAAGGCTGAGGTTGACAGCGACAGCGAAGAAGTTATTTTGGCGACTGCGCGCATTGCAGTTAAGGCGAGGAACGGCGACACAATCATCTTGAGAGCACTGATTGATCCGTGCTCGCAGTCTAACTTCGTTACTGAAGCGGTAGCTCAACTACTGAATCTCGAGCGCACTTCAGTCAACGGCAGAATCACTGGTATATCACCTGTACCTACGACAACCAAGTCACAAGTTAAGTTGAACTTCCATGCAGTTAGAGATCCATCACACATAATCACAGCTAAGGCGTACGTCCTTAGACGAATAAATTCGAGATTACCAGCACGAGAGCTCCCATCGGATGCCTGGCCTTCTTCTGAGATTCCAGATCTTGCGGATCCACACTTTCACAAGCCAGGGTCTATCGACGTGCTCTTAGGTGCAGTTGTATATGCACATATTATTCTCAACGGAGTAATAAAACACAACGAGTCTCTGGTCGCTTTGAACTCACGATTGGGCTGGCTGGTAAGCGGTGACGTTGCTCAGTCTGGCCATCAGTCTCACAACGTAGTTGTGATGCACACACAAGTCGAAGTGGATCAGTTGCTGCGTCAGTTTTGGGAGATTGATGAATATGCACCAAACGTGAAGCCTCTGTCACAACCTGAGATACAGTGCGAAGAGCATTTCAAGAAAACTCACACTCGAAACACTGACGGTCGATACGAGGTTCGACTCCCCTTCAAGGACGACGACGCTCCAAATTTGGGTAATTCCAAGCCACTTGCATTGAAGCGCTTACATCAGATGGAAAACAAGTTTAAGCGCAGACCCGAGTTTCACGAAGAATACAGCAAGTTCATGAGACAATATGAGTCACTCGGTCACATGGAGGTCGTCCCTGAAGCAGAGAAGAACAAGAGAGCTTATTACTTACCACATTGCGCTGTTATACGAGACTCGAGTCTCACTACGAAGCTGCGTGTAGTTTTCGACGGAAGTGCTAAACCTGTCGATGGAAACTCACTTAACGACGAGCTTCTCATCGGCCCACCACTGCAACAAGACATCCGTGATTTAGTTACTCGGTGGAGACAACACAAGTACTGTTTAGTAGCTGATATACAACAAATGTACCGACAGATACTTATATCCAAGCAAGACACCGATTACCAAAGAATCTTGTGGCGCGAGTCATCAGAAGAGCCGATTCGAGAATATCGGTTACTTACCGTCACATATGGCAGTTCATGTGCTCCATATCTTGCCATAAGAACTCTCCATCAACTTGCAGAGGATGAACGTGAAGAGTTTCCAGAAGCTGAACTTCTAAAAACCGATCTTTATATGGACGACTTGATGACGGGTTCAGCTACAGAAGAAGACACTCAACGGCTTCAAAGTCGTTTAACTGAACTATTTAAACGTGGCGGTTTTCTTCTTCACAAGTGGTCGTCTAATAGTGAAAAAGTGTTAAGTGAAATTCCCGATTCACAAAAAGCATTACAAAGTTCAGTGAATATTAAAATGGATGATTCGGTTAAAGCTCTAGGCATAGCCTGGAGACCACAAAGTGATATATTCGAACTTGTAGTTAACTTACCTCATAACAACGACGTTGTTACAAAACGATGTGTGCTATCTGCGATAGCAAAGACATTTGACCCTCTGGGTTGGCTAGCACCTTGCGTGATtgtgttaaaaatatttatgcagAAGTTGTGGCTGGCCGGCCTGGACTGGGACTCTGAACTTCctgaaaacctgaaaactgAATGGCAGACTTACCTGACTAACTTTGAACACATGCAAGCCATTCAGCTTCCACGTTGGTTAGGGATCACGAAGAATGTCAAAATTGAGTTGCACGGTTTTTGTGACGCCTCTTGCGCCGCCTACGCTGCGGTTATTTACATCAGAGTCATCACGAACAATGAGATTAAAGTAAGCCTAGTCGCTGCCAAAACGAAGGTCTCTCCTGTGAAACAGGTCTCATTGCCGCGTCTTGAACTCTGTGGGGCTGTCCTACTCTCAAAATTGATACCAAATGTAAAGTCAAGTCTAAATGTTGATGACAATTCTGTGTTTGCTTGGACAGATTCCACGATAGTTTTGGCTTGGTTGCGTAAAACTCCAAACACTTGGAAGCCATTCGTCGGTAACCGCACTACCGAAATCTTGAATGTTACAAATAGTAGTCAATGGCATCATGTCAAGTCTGCGGATAACCCCGCTGATTGCGCCTCACGCGGTATCAGTCCGGACGAACTGATGCAGTCACAGCTATGGTGGGAAGGTCCAGCCTTTCTTCGAGAGTCTGTTGAGATTTGTTACCCTAACTTCACTATACCTGAAACCACACTCGAAGCTAAACCGAAAGCAAAA ACAGTTCGACCTCGGAGTCAAGCACGTCTCGAAGCAGTTCGTCGTCAAGTAGTAGTAGCAGCAGCTCTGGAGACAACAGGCGACATCGGCGGAAAACCAAGCGAAGTCGTAAGCGCTCCGAAACCGTGA